TGGACTTCACCAGCTTATGGATCCACGCTGATTAAGGATCAGCTTGGCCGTATTCCTAAAGGCATGTTCCAACAATATGACAAGCTTTGTGTGCTCAAGCTATCAGCATGCACATTCAGCCTCACATCGCCTCCATTCCTCTGCTGCCATAGCCTCAGGTTTCTCTGGCTTGACCATTGCCAGGAGCAAAGCATTAGCAAAGACGAAGCAGCGAATGAAGAGGACATCCGGCGGTGCTTCGAAAAGCTGTGGGTGCTGGACGTGCGCTACTCAAGCTCCAAGTTCCTGTCTGAGAAGATGATGGATTTCATGGCTCAACTCAGGGAGCTACATGTGATGGGACAAGAGGCGTTCGACATGGACACGTTGCATGGGCGGCTGCACAATATCCGAAAGCTCCGTGTAACAAAGTCCAAGACCAACTCCAGCAAACGGACATACCTGTTGTCGGGCAAGGACAAGATGGAGCACCTTGAGCTGTCAGGAAATGATGGATGCATGGATAGTTTATCTGTGGaaagcagcagctgcagcagcctAGATACCGTCATTATTGATGCATGTGTTTCTTTGGAAGAGATATCCTTGAAAGGGTGGGCTAAACCGGAGAATCTACTCTTGAGTGGGTCCTTTCCGGACCTGTGTAGCCTAGACCTCTCTGGTGCAGCGGTGAAAACACTGGATCTGAGTGCAGTGATGGCCCCGAAGCTCGACGAGCTCCTCCTGCTTGACTGTGTGAAGCTTAGAGCAATCCTatggccaccaccaccagcagcagcagcagcaggtgatGGCAAAGGCAGTGGAAAAAGATACTTGGGCAAGCTTCGCATTGACACCACCCAAAAGTTGGAAGATGATACAGGAAGCAGCAGATCACATGCCGGATGTAGTTGGTATATTTGTGTAAGAGATGCAAGACTCCTTGGGTCGCTTGAGCCTGTCAAAGATTACTTTGATGACAACGATGTGCATTTGGATATCTCAACAAGGATGCCATCATCTTCGGATGCTGGTAGCAGGCTGCAAGCTGAAGTAGACCAAGATAATTATTATGCAACAAAGGCAGATGTCGCCGCCAGTGGCATGCAGCAGCAACAAGCTGATGACTCGGCAATCATGTCCACGTGTCCTCCTGCCCCAGGTGTGTCATCCCGAGGCTGCTACATGCACATAGAAGACACTACTGATGCTGCTGCAGGTGGGAATAATGAGATTACTATTCCGGGATTTGTATGTGAAGGCCCTAAGATTCTGCACGTGCATGATAGCTTGTTCATCACCCGAATAGCTTGTTCAGAATCAAAATGGGATAAGCTCGAGTGGTGCCGAGTCGAGCGGTGTCCCAAGTTGGAATGTGTCCTTAACTTCAACTGCAGTGACCGTCATGCCTTTGGCAAACTGAGGACAATCTGGGCGGCACATCTCACCAATGCACGATACGTCATGGACTTGGCGTTTGGTCATGCACCAGTATTTTCAGGCCTCACATCGTTGCACCTCTACTGCTGCCCCAGGCTGTCTCACGCTCTCCCTTGGATTCGCGCGGCCTTTAAAAGATTGGAGACCCTCGAGATCATGTATTGTGGTGACCTCGAAATGGTCTTCAAGACGCGTGGCGCACCCAAAATGGTCTTCGAGACGCGTGACGCACCTGGTAAGCTCCTCATTTTGAACTAGAGGGTCTTTAGTTCGAGTCCTCATCAACCATtttacttttattttttattttttatctccTCTTTGTTGTGTCCCGTGACTGAGATCTCCTCACTTTATTTTTCCATTTTTTTGTCCTCTCTGTTGTGTCCCGTAAGATCTCTAGATTTTACTTTCCACTTTTTTATCCTCCAAGGCTCGCATATGAAGTTTAAATTCATAAACACAGAAAAAGTCACTTCGGATGCCGTTCGGGGATAATATATAACAGACCAAACCCCCAACACCGGCCGTACCTTTAAAAAATTAACTAAAGATACTTTGTCCTAACTAAAAGTAACATGGTAACAAGGTTGCTAGGATCGAGATCCTAGGTAGGATCATTTTTTTGCCTAGTAATATCGAATCATAGG
This sequence is a window from Miscanthus floridulus cultivar M001 chromosome 10, ASM1932011v1, whole genome shotgun sequence. Protein-coding genes within it:
- the LOC136488305 gene encoding uncharacterized protein, with the protein product MHTEVINADTIDGAVNRILERLKEEYDDATSTARSATGSVWHNVIYFDGWDGLGASAVLRAVGQRLSAGQEFSQIIHIDCSKWESRRAVQRALAVQLQLPAHVIGMFDAKDEEDDYRGVGQGSRLEIPKVSREIYEHVQKQLGQRFLVIFNNGSCEEIDLESFGFPLSGYSWNKALWSFQGGFRLYPRMKVDMALESKTASSTDVFLSATSTNLSEDNFCKILRHEAEEVAKGMISTGGIDWPTAAAGCFLYTMRLCGMGGHLIDYDLATHGCNYWICDGIIQLQQGDVVGSDDAAAETLWLSCDALKREMWLDADYHQSPQLPASPVVRRLQKRMAYWTSPAYGSTLIKDQLGRIPKGMFQQYDKLCVLKLSACTFSLTSPPFLCCHSLRFLWLDHCQEQSISKDEAANEEDIRRCFEKLWVLDVRYSSSKFLSEKMMDFMAQLRELHVMGQEAFDMDTLHGRLHNIRKLRVTKSKTNSSKRTYLLSGKDKMEHLELSGNDGCMDSLSVESSSCSSLDTVIIDACVSLEEISLKGWAKPENLLLSGSFPDLCSLDLSGAAVKTLDLSAVMAPKLDELLLLDCVKLRAILWPPPPAAAAAGDGKGSGKRYLGKLRIDTTQKLEDDTGSSRSHAGCSWYICVRDARLLGSLEPVKDYFDDNDVHLDISTRMPSSSDAGSRLQAEVDQDNYYATKADVAASGMQQQQADDSAIMSTCPPAPGVSSRGCYMHIEDTTDAAAGGNNEITIPGFVCEGPKILHVHDSLFITRIACSESKWDKLEWCRVERCPKLECVLNFNCSDRHAFGKLRTIWAAHLTNARYVMDLAFGHAPVFSGLTSLHLYCCPRLSHALPWIRAAFKRLETLEIMYCGDLEMVFKTRGAPKMVFETRDAPGLLPFLPYPRGSLLPKLKHLCLHELPKLYGIVIWTLPKVPIRIYAPNLETVKIRGCWSLRGLPLTHGNKVVSCDCEKEWWDKLRWDSREQSSYYKPIHSRHYKETMIRGSPLS